One Kaistella polysaccharea DNA segment encodes these proteins:
- the speB gene encoding agmatinase, translated as MQTYAGIPEENAQLENSKVMLVTVPYDGTSTWGKGADKGPELFLDASENMELYDIETGTEPYLEGVFLAGAITEKSSPEAMTEAVYNKTKDLLNNEGKLFTLFGGEHSVSIGSIRAVGEKYENLTVLQLDAHTDLRPDFHGSTSNHACAVFEASQKHNLVQVGIRSCDIEEMEYVNKEQCFFAHVIANNENWINDVLEKVSGNVYITIDLDAFDPSIAPSTGTPEPGGLQWYPTLELLRKVFEKCNVVAFDIVELMDSPMPKPTAFLAAKLYYKMLAYYHLNKN; from the coding sequence ATGCAAACCTACGCCGGTATTCCCGAAGAAAACGCTCAGTTAGAAAATTCTAAAGTAATGCTCGTAACCGTTCCTTATGACGGCACGTCAACTTGGGGGAAAGGAGCTGATAAAGGTCCTGAATTATTCTTAGACGCTTCCGAAAACATGGAATTGTACGATATTGAAACAGGAACTGAACCGTATTTAGAAGGTGTTTTTCTCGCTGGAGCAATTACAGAAAAATCTTCGCCCGAAGCAATGACGGAAGCAGTTTATAATAAAACCAAAGATTTATTAAACAACGAAGGAAAATTATTTACCCTGTTCGGTGGAGAACATTCGGTTTCAATTGGATCAATTCGCGCAGTGGGGGAGAAATATGAAAATCTGACGGTTTTGCAATTAGATGCACATACCGATTTACGTCCAGACTTTCACGGTTCAACTTCTAATCACGCCTGCGCCGTTTTTGAAGCCAGCCAAAAACACAATTTGGTTCAGGTCGGTATTCGATCTTGCGACATCGAGGAAATGGAATATGTGAACAAAGAGCAGTGTTTTTTTGCACACGTAATTGCAAATAATGAAAACTGGATTAATGACGTTCTGGAAAAAGTTTCCGGAAATGTTTACATTACCATTGACTTAGATGCATTTGATCCATCAATTGCACCTTCTACCGGAACGCCAGAACCAGGCGGTTTACAATGGTATCCAACTTTGGAACTGTTGAGAAAAGTTTTTGAAAAATGCAACGTTGTTGCTTTCGATATTGTGGAATTAATGGATTCGCCGATGCCAAAACCAACGGCGTTTTTAGCGGCAAAATTGTATTACAAAATGTTGGCGTATTATCACCTCAATAAAAATTAA
- a CDS encoding cob(I)yrinic acid a,c-diamide adenosyltransferase yields MKIYTKTGDKGQTALYGGTRVSKASARVEAYGTIDELNSFIGVAKSEVTDEQVLSQLKKIQFDLFTVGSESATPTDKLTLANGKSRLALAISEKEIEELEHWMDEFEKDLKPLQYFILPGGGRSATSLHVCRTVCRRAERSLVFLNETEEVRPELLKYLNRLSDYLFVLARHASKLNNESEEYWNPNDR; encoded by the coding sequence ATGAAAATATATACCAAAACAGGGGACAAAGGACAAACTGCACTTTACGGTGGAACCCGCGTTTCTAAAGCGTCGGCCCGCGTGGAAGCTTACGGAACAATTGATGAATTAAACTCATTTATCGGAGTTGCAAAAAGTGAAGTGACCGATGAACAAGTTCTTTCGCAACTCAAAAAAATACAGTTCGATCTTTTTACCGTAGGCTCAGAATCTGCAACGCCAACTGACAAATTAACTTTAGCTAACGGAAAATCCCGATTAGCGTTGGCAATCTCTGAAAAAGAAATTGAAGAGCTTGAACATTGGATGGATGAATTTGAAAAAGATTTAAAACCCTTGCAATATTTTATATTACCTGGTGGCGGAAGATCCGCAACGTCACTTCATGTTTGTCGGACAGTTTGTCGGCGCGCAGAACGCAGTTTGGTATTCCTGAATGAAACAGAAGAAGTCCGTCCGGAATTATTAAAATATTTGAATCGCTTGTCGGATTATCTTTTTGTCTTAGCGCGCCACGCTTCTAAACTAAATAATGAATCGGAAGAATACTGGAATCCAAATGACCGGTAA
- a CDS encoding thiamine diphosphokinase produces the protein MNRKNTGIQMTGKALLFINGVPPKILPEVEDYSLIACSDGAFHYLKEKKFPLSKLDFISGDFDSHAGNDEGVYQEKFIYTPDQDKTDFEKSLEIIKNRGFTEVHVYGASGGEMDHFLGNLTVAFKFKNLLRITFYDEFATYFFSPNQLVLNDVQHRTISLYPFPETKSVTTTGLNWSLNNENLNLTTRIGTRNFAKESQVTIEFEEGDLIIFLSHQPSE, from the coding sequence ATGAATCGGAAGAATACTGGAATCCAAATGACCGGTAAAGCGCTTCTTTTTATCAACGGCGTTCCGCCTAAAATTTTACCCGAAGTCGAGGATTACTCCTTGATTGCCTGTTCTGACGGAGCTTTTCATTATTTGAAAGAAAAGAAATTCCCACTTTCAAAGTTAGATTTTATATCGGGTGATTTTGATTCTCACGCTGGTAATGATGAAGGGGTTTATCAGGAGAAATTTATTTATACGCCGGATCAGGATAAAACTGATTTTGAAAAATCTTTAGAAATTATCAAAAACCGCGGGTTTACAGAAGTTCATGTGTATGGCGCTTCCGGTGGGGAAATGGATCATTTTCTGGGTAATTTAACTGTAGCTTTTAAATTTAAAAATCTTCTCAGAATCACTTTCTATGATGAATTCGCCACTTATTTCTTTTCACCTAATCAATTAGTTTTAAATGATGTTCAGCATCGAACAATTTCATTATATCCTTTTCCTGAAACAAAAAGTGTTACTACAACAGGATTGAACTGGTCTTTAAATAATGAAAACTTAAATCTTACCACCCGAATTGGAACCCGTAATTTTGCAAAAGAAAGTCAGGTAACGATAGAGTTTGAGGAAGGAGATTTGATTATATTTTTATCACATCAACCATCGGAATAA
- a CDS encoding DUF5808 domain-containing protein, with protein MKTNYNTEDVNNRHHWVLGLFYFNKDDQRLFPPKRFKYLGWTINFANPYSIFAYLILIVAVLGILYVLRNLSSFN; from the coding sequence ATGAAAACAAACTATAATACAGAAGACGTTAACAATCGACATCATTGGGTTTTAGGGCTTTTCTATTTCAACAAAGATGATCAGCGATTATTTCCACCTAAAAGATTTAAATACTTAGGCTGGACGATCAATTTTGCAAATCCTTATTCTATTTTTGCATATTTAATTTTAATAGTTGCTGTGCTTGGAATTCTTTATGTACTCCGAAACTTATCATCCTTTAACTAG
- a CDS encoding ribokinase produces the protein MNITTEQPKIIVIGSSSIDLVLNTEHPPQPNETVMAEKSESFFGGKGANQAVATSRLGASVYFIGAVGMDPFGQQIMRNLVDEGVNVGYIVETEEASTGTAYVIAANGVNSIVVVPGANYCLNEKHVAEAEKLFTTVDLVLLQLEIPMETVDYASKLVVANGKKMGIYASPAKKLNPEVIENATFIVAKSNELSIIFGDEPREQILRKFPNKLFVRDDTNSTTYFNGTEMKYYRNDHDSVLHKMGMGDAFAGGFAVALCHGNSIDDCVRFGNDVSLKVTKNRGSQRGLPYLKDIVQE, from the coding sequence ATGAATATTACTACCGAACAACCTAAAATTATTGTAATTGGAAGTTCTTCAATAGATTTAGTTTTAAATACCGAACATCCGCCACAACCAAACGAAACGGTAATGGCCGAGAAATCGGAAAGTTTCTTTGGTGGCAAAGGCGCAAATCAAGCTGTGGCAACATCACGATTGGGCGCCAGCGTTTATTTTATTGGCGCAGTCGGCATGGATCCTTTCGGGCAGCAAATTATGCGGAATTTAGTTGATGAAGGCGTTAACGTCGGTTATATTGTGGAAACGGAAGAAGCTTCAACAGGAACTGCTTATGTAATTGCCGCCAACGGTGTAAATTCGATTGTAGTTGTTCCAGGCGCGAATTATTGCCTTAACGAAAAACATGTGGCAGAAGCTGAGAAATTATTCACTACAGTTGATTTGGTACTTCTTCAGTTAGAAATCCCAATGGAAACTGTAGATTATGCTTCAAAATTAGTTGTGGCTAACGGTAAAAAAATGGGTATTTATGCTTCTCCTGCAAAGAAATTAAATCCTGAGGTTATTGAGAATGCCACTTTTATTGTTGCCAAAAGTAATGAGCTTTCTATTATTTTCGGCGATGAGCCGCGAGAACAGATTTTACGAAAATTTCCAAATAAGTTATTCGTTCGCGATGATACCAATTCTACCACTTATTTTAACGGAACTGAAATGAAATATTACCGTAATGATCACGATTCAGTACTGCACAAAATGGGAATGGGCGATGCTTTTGCGGGCGGATTTGCCGTTGCACTTTGTCACGGAAATTCGATAGATGATTGTGTTCGTTTCGGCAACGATGTTTCTCTAAAAGTAACTAAAAATAGAGGTTCACAACGTGGTTTGCCTTATCTGAAAGACATCGTTCAGGAATAA
- a CDS encoding alpha/beta hydrolase family protein, with product MKTKFIILILLIFFQNIFSQNITGSWYGNLDVQGQKLPLIFHIDKDGNGFKSTFDSPTQGAKEIPIQNTLFENNELTFNASNLGITFKGKLNAQKIEGIFSQSGMNFPLILTRNEETTIVNRPQTPKPPFNYSSDDVTFKNDTEGNLLAGTLATPKNFKKNQPILVMITGSGAQDRNEEMFEHQPFLVIADDLAKKGIATLRLDDRGIGGSEKGKDGATSADFATDINSAVDYLVKKGYKNIGLIGHSEGGMIAPMVAEMNKSVKFLVLLAAPGIPILDLVLDQNKKLAESANLPQTAVDEVLSIKAKTFTYAQLYTGKDFKGDLRRYLDENYPNMPKEEKSAYLDQMSSAWFRYFIKFNPDDYLSKVKIPVLAVDGSLDMQVSAKENLAGIRKSLTKAGNKHFEIVEFEGLNHLFQTATTGNPSEYGQIEETFSPKVLDKISSWILALK from the coding sequence ATGAAAACAAAATTCATCATCCTTATATTATTAATATTCTTTCAAAATATTTTCTCCCAAAACATTACCGGTTCCTGGTACGGAAATCTAGATGTTCAGGGACAGAAGCTGCCTTTGATTTTTCATATCGATAAAGACGGAAATGGTTTTAAATCAACATTTGACAGTCCGACGCAAGGAGCAAAAGAAATTCCCATTCAGAACACTTTATTTGAAAACAACGAGTTGACGTTTAATGCTTCTAACTTAGGAATTACTTTCAAGGGAAAATTAAACGCTCAAAAAATCGAGGGGATTTTCTCACAAAGCGGAATGAACTTTCCTTTGATTCTTACAAGAAACGAAGAAACTACAATTGTCAATCGGCCGCAAACTCCGAAACCACCTTTTAATTACAGCAGCGATGACGTTACTTTTAAAAATGACACGGAGGGAAATCTACTTGCGGGAACACTTGCTACTCCAAAAAACTTTAAGAAAAACCAACCTATTTTAGTAATGATTACCGGAAGTGGTGCGCAGGATCGAAATGAAGAAATGTTCGAGCATCAACCATTTTTAGTCATTGCAGATGATTTGGCTAAGAAAGGAATTGCCACTTTACGTCTGGACGACCGTGGAATTGGTGGTTCGGAAAAAGGAAAAGACGGCGCTACTTCGGCAGATTTTGCGACCGATATTAATTCGGCGGTTGATTATTTAGTAAAAAAAGGATATAAAAATATTGGTTTGATTGGTCATTCGGAAGGTGGAATGATTGCGCCTATGGTTGCAGAAATGAATAAAAGTGTGAAGTTTTTAGTACTTTTGGCCGCTCCCGGCATTCCAATCCTGGATCTTGTTTTGGATCAAAATAAAAAGCTTGCAGAAAGCGCTAATTTACCTCAAACGGCTGTTGATGAGGTTTTGTCTATAAAAGCAAAAACGTTTACCTACGCTCAACTTTATACTGGAAAAGATTTTAAAGGTGATCTCAGACGATATTTAGATGAAAATTATCCAAATATGCCGAAGGAAGAAAAATCCGCATACCTGGATCAAATGTCGTCGGCTTGGTTTCGATATTTTATTAAATTTAATCCAGATGACTACTTATCAAAGGTTAAAATTCCTGTTTTGGCAGTGGATGGAAGTTTAGATATGCAAGTTTCAGCAAAAGAAAATCTGGCGGGAATTAGAAAATCCTTAACAAAAGCAGGTAATAAGCATTTTGAAATCGTAGAATTTGAAGGATTAAACCACCTGTTTCAAACAGCAACAACGGGAAATCCTTCCGAGTACGGACAAATTGAGGAAACTTTTTCACCTAAAGTTTTGGATAAGATCAGTTCGTGGATTTTAGCATTGAAATGA
- a CDS encoding alpha/beta hydrolase family protein yields MKELFLKTPDEYPLSVKVFQPEIPNNKVLLLNSATGVKQQIYFSFAKYMCENGFTVLTYDYRGIGESKPKIMKGFQASMRIWGTVDFKTLTDFIQEEYPHYLKYCLGHSVGALILGMNEDSQIFKKFIFVATQDAHIWNLKFKIAVAALLGFGIALPVMSHFFGYFPAHRFGLGESLPKGVAFDWQTLILNKKSTSKLYEKNEEDFSNCLTQETFIIHAEDDSWVTDKGMHNLMKSVYPNLKSTYREIRVSESEKGEIGHINFFRSFNRNLWKIILDEL; encoded by the coding sequence ATGAAAGAACTATTTTTAAAAACACCGGACGAATATCCACTTTCTGTAAAGGTTTTCCAGCCTGAAATTCCAAACAATAAAGTCTTACTTCTTAACTCAGCAACCGGAGTTAAGCAGCAAATCTATTTTTCATTTGCCAAGTACATGTGCGAAAACGGATTTACAGTGCTCACCTACGATTACCGCGGTATAGGTGAATCTAAACCTAAAATTATGAAGGGTTTCCAGGCAAGTATGCGTATCTGGGGAACTGTTGATTTTAAGACGCTTACCGATTTTATCCAAGAGGAATATCCACATTATCTTAAATATTGCTTGGGGCATTCTGTTGGTGCTTTAATTTTAGGTATGAATGAAGATTCCCAAATTTTTAAGAAGTTTATTTTTGTGGCGACGCAGGACGCACATATCTGGAATTTAAAATTTAAAATTGCTGTTGCAGCTTTGTTGGGCTTTGGTATTGCACTTCCAGTAATGAGCCATTTTTTTGGATATTTCCCCGCGCATCGCTTCGGCTTGGGAGAATCATTGCCTAAAGGTGTAGCTTTCGATTGGCAGACTTTAATCCTGAATAAAAAATCGACGAGCAAACTTTATGAAAAAAATGAAGAAGACTTTTCAAATTGTTTAACTCAAGAAACATTTATTATTCACGCGGAAGATGATTCCTGGGTGACCGATAAAGGAATGCATAATTTAATGAAGTCGGTTTATCCTAATTTAAAATCTACTTATAGAGAAATTCGGGTTTCAGAATCAGAGAAAGGGGAAATTGGTCATATCAATTTCTTCAGAAGTTTTAATAGAAATCTTTGGAAAATAATTTTAGATGAGCTGTAA
- a CDS encoding GNAT family N-acetyltransferase has translation MKYTNNRSGNGGVITLNNEQEEIGRLTYTIFPEENKMIISFVLVHPKFEGRGMGKYLVEEGINFARENNWKIYPHCSYARSVMNRMKDVDDILLER, from the coding sequence ATGAAATACACCAACAATCGCTCAGGAAACGGCGGCGTCATCACCCTCAATAATGAGCAAGAGGAGATCGGCAGACTAACTTACACCATTTTTCCCGAAGAAAATAAAATGATTATCTCCTTCGTTTTGGTTCATCCGAAATTTGAAGGCCGCGGAATGGGAAAATATTTAGTCGAAGAAGGCATAAATTTCGCACGCGAAAATAATTGGAAAATTTACCCGCATTGCTCCTACGCACGCTCCGTTATGAACAGAATGAAAGATGTTGATGATATTTTATTAGAAAGATAA
- a CDS encoding DUF4241 domain-containing protein, producing MKHIDSIKKLFTKNFIENPLIETFEAGNLKSSSGHLIASDPLITSEMPAFSTIFPIGEFPVLVHKEIESNCIAYVEVVFSEAPVTSWLLATSEGQHITDLKDEEIYGFPVESGMGCLMDLESQKDLNSLEQHLFQRKGADFMGIYEEFFHEHFFQQDGAVNQFAFLNPHEEKDGNIFAFETGYGEGFYASYIAFDENNNPVKLICEFIEII from the coding sequence ATGAAGCATATCGACAGCATAAAAAAACTCTTCACCAAAAATTTTATTGAAAATCCTTTAATAGAAACTTTTGAAGCAGGAAATCTTAAAAGTTCGAGTGGCCATTTAATTGCCAGTGATCCTTTAATCACCAGTGAAATGCCCGCCTTTTCGACGATTTTTCCGATCGGTGAATTTCCGGTTTTGGTGCATAAAGAGATAGAAAGTAACTGTATTGCTTATGTAGAAGTAGTTTTCAGTGAAGCTCCCGTTACGAGTTGGCTTTTGGCCACTTCAGAAGGGCAACATATTACTGACTTGAAAGATGAAGAAATTTACGGATTCCCTGTGGAAAGCGGTATGGGTTGTCTTATGGATTTGGAATCTCAAAAGGATCTGAATAGTTTGGAGCAACATTTGTTTCAAAGAAAAGGCGCTGATTTCATGGGAATTTATGAGGAGTTTTTCCATGAACATTTTTTTCAGCAAGACGGCGCGGTGAATCAATTTGCTTTCTTAAATCCGCACGAGGAAAAAGATGGGAATATTTTCGCTTTTGAAACTGGATATGGTGAAGGTTTCTACGCGAGTTATATTGCATTCGATGAAAATAATAATCCAGTAAAATTGATTTGCGAATTTATTGAGATTATTTAA
- a CDS encoding HAD family hydrolase — translation MPLKAVLFDMDGVIVDTEPLHRKAYFQMFSDFGIEVSEELYSSFTGASTKKVCNTVIEKYSLKATHDELAVIKRKYFKHFFYHDADFDLIPGVKDLIEHYFENNIKLVLASSASMTTINMVFEKFALEKYFIGKISGADLKESKPHPEIFLLATEIAKEPKENCMVIEDSTNGILAAHSAQIFCTAYKSEHSVNQNYEKADLLITDFKEIESDKMDHYFKDFLPFEI, via the coding sequence ATGCCACTAAAAGCAGTACTATTCGATATGGACGGTGTTATTGTTGACACTGAACCGCTTCACCGAAAAGCCTATTTTCAAATGTTTAGTGACTTTGGAATTGAAGTTTCCGAAGAATTGTATAGTTCGTTTACCGGAGCCTCAACGAAAAAAGTCTGCAATACGGTCATCGAAAAGTACAGTTTAAAAGCAACTCACGACGAATTAGCGGTGATCAAAAGAAAATATTTTAAACATTTTTTTTATCATGATGCAGATTTCGATTTAATTCCAGGTGTTAAAGATTTAATTGAGCATTATTTTGAAAATAACATCAAACTTGTTTTAGCTTCTTCCGCCAGTATGACGACAATTAATATGGTTTTCGAAAAATTCGCTTTGGAGAAATACTTTATCGGGAAAATTAGTGGTGCCGATTTGAAAGAATCAAAACCTCATCCTGAAATTTTTCTTCTTGCCACTGAAATTGCCAAAGAACCAAAAGAGAATTGTATGGTGATTGAAGATTCTACAAACGGAATATTAGCTGCACATTCTGCGCAAATATTTTGTACGGCCTATAAAAGTGAACATTCGGTTAATCAAAATTACGAAAAAGCCGATCTGCTGATTACCGATTTTAAAGAAATTGAATCCGACAAAATGGACCATTATTTTAAAGATTTTCTTCCCTTCGAAATATAA
- a CDS encoding arginine decarboxylase — translation MKIKYSELIDQTLYFPTEEFSVTENSLNFHDIPLMDVVEQFGTPLKFNYLPKISTNIQRAKAWFKEAFEINDYKKNYRYCYCTKSSHFAFVLEEALKNDISIETSSAYDMDIVKSLFDKGKFDKTVEVICNGFKTDDYLAKISGLINSGFHNITPILDNYRELDKLTESIDTTFNIGIRIASEEEPKFEFYTSRLGIGYKDIIPYYSQKIAEHPNARLKMLHFFINTGIKDTAYYWNELYKCLRVYARLKKIAPEVDSLNIGGGFPIKTSLNFDYDYQYMVNEIVSQIKKFCEEEGVEEPNIYTEFGSFTVGESGGHLYKIISQKRQNDREKWNMIDSSFMTTLPDTWAISRKFIMLPLNRWEDTYERVFLGGLTCDSDDYYNSEQHTNAIYLPVFSDTKPLYIGFFHTGAYQETIGGYGGVHHCLMPQPKHILIDKDEEGNFTYSVFREEQKPEDVLKLLGY, via the coding sequence ATGAAAATTAAATATTCAGAACTTATAGACCAGACGCTCTATTTTCCCACCGAAGAATTCAGTGTAACTGAAAATAGTCTCAACTTTCATGATATTCCTTTGATGGACGTAGTTGAGCAGTTTGGGACACCGCTGAAGTTTAATTATCTGCCAAAAATTTCAACCAATATTCAGCGGGCAAAAGCTTGGTTTAAAGAAGCTTTTGAAATTAACGATTACAAAAAAAATTACCGATACTGTTACTGCACAAAATCCAGCCACTTTGCTTTTGTCTTGGAAGAAGCCTTGAAAAACGACATTTCAATTGAAACATCTTCCGCTTATGATATGGACATTGTGAAATCTCTTTTCGATAAAGGAAAGTTCGATAAAACAGTTGAAGTGATTTGCAACGGTTTTAAAACTGATGATTATTTGGCGAAAATTTCCGGGCTCATCAATAGTGGTTTTCACAATATCACGCCTATTTTAGACAACTATCGGGAATTGGATAAACTTACAGAAAGTATTGATACAACCTTCAATATAGGAATTAGAATTGCGTCCGAAGAAGAACCAAAATTCGAATTTTATACGTCGAGATTGGGGATTGGTTACAAAGACATTATTCCTTATTACAGCCAAAAAATTGCCGAACATCCCAATGCAAGGTTGAAGATGTTACACTTTTTCATCAATACCGGCATTAAGGATACTGCTTATTACTGGAATGAATTATATAAATGTTTGCGTGTTTATGCACGTTTGAAAAAAATTGCACCCGAAGTTGATTCTTTGAATATCGGTGGCGGTTTTCCCATCAAAACTTCATTAAATTTCGATTACGATTACCAATATATGGTCAACGAAATTGTTTCGCAGATCAAGAAATTCTGCGAAGAAGAAGGCGTTGAAGAACCAAATATCTACACCGAGTTTGGTAGTTTTACAGTCGGCGAAAGCGGCGGTCATCTTTACAAAATTATTTCCCAGAAACGCCAGAACGACCGTGAAAAGTGGAATATGATCGATTCTTCATTTATGACGACACTTCCCGATACTTGGGCGATTTCCCGCAAATTTATCATGTTGCCACTCAATCGGTGGGAAGACACGTACGAACGCGTTTTCCTCGGTGGTCTAACCTGTGATTCCGACGATTATTATAATTCTGAGCAACATACCAATGCGATTTATTTGCCGGTTTTTAGCGATACAAAACCACTCTATATCGGATTTTTCCATACCGGTGCTTATCAGGAAACAATTGGCGGCTACGGCGGTGTTCACCACTGTTTGATGCCTCAGCCGAAACATATTTTGATCGATAAAGATGAAGAAGGCAACTTTACCTACAGCGTTTTCCGGGAAGAACAAAAACCCGAAGACGTCCTTAAATTATTGGGATATTAA
- a CDS encoding alpha/beta hydrolase family protein: MVPKLFTIVILLLVQNLFAQSILGTWYGNLNTPGQILPLVFHVEQDGTLFKTFFDSPMQGAKGIPAKSTMFENSELTVMAPEFGITYKGKLSDEKIEGIFTQGESKTPFTLTRINTAPAVDRPQNPKLPYPYNSKEVTFKNETQGNELAGTIAEPKNFDKNAPILVMITGSGVQNRDEEMDGHKPFLVISDDLAKKGIATLRLDDRGIGGSEKGKEEQPTTADFVTDINSAVNYLMKNGYTNIGLIGHSEGGMIAPMVASENKNVKFIVLLAGPALPMIDVFVKQARSRLESVNVPKEDIDKDVANKRTILEFVKSYKGKDYKSDLKKYLADNFPDMKSQETDAYLRQLGTNWWRYSLNINPRLYLERLKIPVLAVNGSKDTQVSSKENLASIKKSLEKAGNKKFEIVEFDGLNHFFQTAETGSSMEYPEIAETISPKVLDKVSSWIANLKQY; encoded by the coding sequence ATGGTACCGAAATTATTTACAATAGTCATTTTACTTTTGGTGCAAAATTTATTTGCACAAAGTATTTTAGGAACCTGGTATGGAAACCTGAATACTCCGGGACAAATTCTTCCACTAGTTTTCCATGTGGAACAGGATGGAACTTTGTTTAAAACTTTTTTCGATTCTCCAATGCAAGGTGCAAAAGGAATTCCCGCAAAATCGACTATGTTTGAAAACTCTGAGCTTACTGTGATGGCGCCGGAGTTCGGAATTACATACAAAGGAAAACTAAGTGATGAAAAAATTGAAGGAATTTTTACACAGGGAGAATCAAAAACCCCCTTCACTTTGACCCGAATTAATACCGCTCCGGCCGTTGATCGACCACAAAATCCAAAACTTCCTTACCCTTATAATTCTAAAGAAGTCACCTTTAAAAATGAGACGCAAGGAAATGAATTGGCCGGAACAATTGCAGAACCAAAAAACTTCGATAAAAACGCTCCAATTCTCGTCATGATTACAGGAAGTGGCGTGCAAAACCGCGACGAAGAAATGGATGGGCACAAGCCGTTTCTAGTGATTTCTGATGATCTGGCAAAAAAGGGAATTGCCACTTTAAGACTAGATGACCGTGGAATAGGCGGTTCGGAAAAAGGAAAAGAGGAACAACCAACGACAGCTGATTTTGTAACTGACATCAATTCTGCTGTTAATTATTTGATGAAAAACGGCTATACAAACATTGGCTTAATCGGACATTCTGAAGGTGGGATGATTGCTCCAATGGTTGCTTCTGAAAATAAAAATGTAAAATTTATCGTCCTTCTTGCGGGACCTGCACTTCCGATGATCGATGTTTTTGTAAAACAAGCGAGAAGCAGGCTGGAAAGCGTAAACGTCCCAAAAGAAGATATCGATAAAGACGTCGCAAATAAACGCACGATTTTAGAATTTGTGAAATCATATAAGGGAAAAGACTATAAGTCAGATTTAAAAAAATATTTAGCAGATAACTTTCCTGACATGAAAAGCCAGGAAACTGATGCTTATCTAAGACAATTGGGTACCAATTGGTGGCGCTATTCTTTAAATATTAATCCTCGATTATATTTAGAAAGATTGAAAATTCCAGTTTTAGCGGTTAATGGCAGTAAAGATACACAGGTTAGTTCAAAAGAAAATTTAGCCTCCATTAAAAAATCTCTTGAAAAAGCCGGAAATAAAAAATTTGAAATCGTCGAGTTTGACGGTTTAAATCATTTTTTCCAAACTGCGGAAACAGGAAGTTCTATGGAATATCCCGAGATTGCAGAAACCATCTCCCCAAAAGTTTTAGATAAAGTGAGCTCATGGATTGCAAACTTGAAACAGTATTAA